The genomic DNA CGCGATGGAAAACCGCACGGTTCGCGTGTTGAATTTACACGACATCACGCACACCGCATTGCCCGACCTGAAGGGCGAACCGAAAAAACATGTCAAGCCGGACCTGCATCTGTGTTTGGCCGAAGATTCGGCATTCTTCCGTAAACAGGTCTCCAATTTCCTCCGCGATGCGGGCTTCAACGTCTCCGATTTTGAAGACGGCCAAGAAGCCTGGGAAACGTTGATTCAAGACAAAACAGCTTTCGATCTCGTGGTCACCGACATCGAGATGCCACGCATGAACGGACTCGAATTCTGTCGCCGGATCAAAGCCGATCCCCAACTGTGCCGACTGCCAGTGATCGCGTTGACGTCCTTGGCATCCGAATCGGATGTCAGCAACGGCCGCCGCGCGGGGATCGACGATTACCAGGTCAAGCTTGATCGCGAGAACCTGATCCGCGCGATTCGTGAACTCAGTGAAAAAGCAATGTCCCAAAAAGCAGCAGAACCATTGAAAGAGGTGTTGGTATGAGCAAGACGTTAGAACCCAAGAGTGTGGTTGAGGATCAACAGTTCGCCACGTTTTATGTTGGCGATGTGTTGTTGGGGATCGCCATCGACCGTGTTCGAGAAATCAATCGACTTTCGGAGATCACGTGCGTTCCGCATGCCCCGCGGCATGTCCTAGGGGTTGTGAATCTGCGTGGTGAAGTCGTTCCGCTGTTGGACTTGGGAATTCTGCTGGGCTTGCCAAGCACCCAAGTTGGCAGCGACTCGAAGAACATGATTGTTCAAGCCGATGGCCAATTATTGGGGCTGGTCGTGGATCGCGTCTCCGACATCCTAGCGGTTTCACACGAGTCGATGTCATCGCCGCCGGCGAACGTCAACGCGGTCGATGGACGCATGATCCAGGGCATCCACACGCTTCCCGACGATGTCGTGATTTTACTGGATATCGATCAAGCTCTGGCAAATTCTCAATAATCTGTAGACACCTAGCGTTGCCATGGCAGATTGGCAACCCATACTTTCCTTAACTTGGCTTCCCAACCGGTATCGCTGCACGAGAAACTGCATCACGGTTGGATCAAGCAACACCACCTGGGGCACTCCAATGCGTATTCGAACTCGTCTGACCACTATCATCTTGTGCTGCGGCATGGTCCCCATGCTGGCCGCCTGCGGCGTCATCTACAACCTCTCGAGCAAGAACCTCGCTCAGATGGAGCAGATCGCAATCGCCGATCTGAAACAAAAGTCATCGGAGAAAGTGATCTCGCTTCGAGAGATCAAGAAACAACAGATCGTCGAATACTTCCATTCGATCCGCGATCAAGTCATCAAGTTTTCCGAAGACGGCATGATCGTCGACGCGATGCGAAACTTCCGCGAGCCGTTTCGCCGTTACGCCGCGGACTGTGGATACGATCTCGAGAAAATCGATGAACTGCGAGACGAATTGACGACCTATTATACTCGTGAATTCGGCAAGGAGTATCGCAAACAAAACGATGGCCAAGATCCCAACGCGGCCCGAATTTTAGGGCAATTGGATCCTGCTTCGATCGCGTTGCAATATGCGTACATCCAGGAGAACGAAAATCCGCTGGGCACCAAACATTTGTTGAACGCAGCGAACGACGGCACGGTCTATTCCGAACAACACGCCAAGATTCACCCGATCGTCCGCGGGTACTTGGAGAAATTTGGTTACTACGATGTTTTCCTGTGCGATTCCGAAACCGGCGACATCGTCTACTCAGCCTACAAGGAACTCGATTTCTCCACATCGCTGATCGATGGACCGTACGCCAAGGCTAACATTGGCAAAGCGTTTCAAGCGGCCAATGCCTTGCCATCGGCAAATGAGTTTGTGATTGTCGACTTTGAACAGTACACGCCTTCGTACGAAGCCCCCGCCAGTTTTATCGCGTCGCCCATTTTCGATGGCCAGCAACGGTTGGGAGTTGCGATTTTCCAAATGCCGATCGACCGCATCAACCAGGTCATGACGATGGGGACCGGCATGGAAAACACATGCGAAACCTACATCGTGGGCCCCGGCAATATCCTCCGCAGCGATACCCGCCGCGATCCGGAACATCACAACATCGTGTCGAGCTTCCGGTACCCGGACAAAGGTTCGGTCAGGACCAAGGCGATTGCCGCGGCCCTGGCGGGAGAAACAGGAGCCGATGAGATCGTTGGCTATTTAAGCGATCACGTGCTGTCGGCGTACAGCCCCGTCGACGTACTGGGCATGCGTTGGGCGATCGTGGCGGAGGTCAGTCGCGATGAAGCGTTCGCCGCAGCCGACGGGATGGCCGCCCTTTCCGCAGCCTCGAAACTACAGATGTTTTCGTGGAGCCTCGCGTTGGCGGGACTTGCCGCGCTGTGCGTCACCGTGATCGCAGTTGTCCTTTCCCAACGCTTGGTGGCACCGATCAATCGCTCGGTCGCGATGCTGCGAGACATCGCCGAAGGGGAAGGCGATCTGACGAAACGTTTGGACGCCAGCCGCAATGACGAATTAGGGGAGATGGCGAAATGGTTTAACGTCTTCGCCGCCAAATTGCAGTCGATCATTCGCAGCGTGACACAGAACGCCACGACCCTAAATCAAGCTTCCGCTGAACTAGCGAACACGTCGACTCGGTTGTCCGAAGGGGCCAGCAAAGCCACATCGCAATCGAGCACCGTAGCCGCCGCTGCGGAAGAACTGTCGGTCAACATGAGCAACATGGCGCGGTCCACCG from Rosistilla carotiformis includes the following:
- a CDS encoding methyl-accepting chemotaxis protein produces the protein MRIRTRLTTIILCCGMVPMLAACGVIYNLSSKNLAQMEQIAIADLKQKSSEKVISLREIKKQQIVEYFHSIRDQVIKFSEDGMIVDAMRNFREPFRRYAADCGYDLEKIDELRDELTTYYTREFGKEYRKQNDGQDPNAARILGQLDPASIALQYAYIQENENPLGTKHLLNAANDGTVYSEQHAKIHPIVRGYLEKFGYYDVFLCDSETGDIVYSAYKELDFSTSLIDGPYAKANIGKAFQAANALPSANEFVIVDFEQYTPSYEAPASFIASPIFDGQQRLGVAIFQMPIDRINQVMTMGTGMENTCETYIVGPGNILRSDTRRDPEHHNIVSSFRYPDKGSVRTKAIAAALAGETGADEIVGYLSDHVLSAYSPVDVLGMRWAIVAEVSRDEAFAAADGMAALSAASKLQMFSWSLALAGLAALCVTVIAVVLSQRLVAPINRSVAMLRDIAEGEGDLTKRLDASRNDELGEMAKWFNVFAAKLQSIIRSVTQNATTLNQASAELANTSTRLSEGASKATSQSSTVAAAAEELSVNMSNMARSTEEVSGNVQTVSIAVNEMNQSIVEVAQSAERSASVAGQAAHLVELSNDKISELGLAADEIGKVIQVIQDIAEQTNLLALNATIEAARAGEAGKGFAVVATEVKELAKQTAAATDDIRRRIEGIQGSTGDAVKAIREISEVINNVNQASLTIASAVEQQSMATKQISDNVSQTAQSAAAVARSVQESATASREITQNISSVDGVLRQTSDSANNTRRAGDEFSDLANQLSKLVGQFKTGDAADAENPSSLAC
- a CDS encoding chemotaxis protein CheW; protein product: MSKTLEPKSVVEDQQFATFYVGDVLLGIAIDRVREINRLSEITCVPHAPRHVLGVVNLRGEVVPLLDLGILLGLPSTQVGSDSKNMIVQADGQLLGLVVDRVSDILAVSHESMSSPPANVNAVDGRMIQGIHTLPDDVVILLDIDQALANSQ